From a region of the Pristis pectinata isolate sPriPec2 chromosome 2, sPriPec2.1.pri, whole genome shotgun sequence genome:
- the LOC127579985 gene encoding involucrin-like: MDIKAFLESPTQKGLEVAKKDDLIKIATRLNLTEVKQSMRKADIQRLIAGHYVEKKVFEKEVLKQFPGSEIAISEAQVQLAKIEAEREQTQLKIEAEREQKRLEAEREQKRLEAEQEQTQLKIEAEQKLTQMKIEADLAMKQMELKRMELDSEEKEKQRQHELQMKQERVWNLILMMVFQPAGRFD, translated from the coding sequence atggatattaaggcatttttggagtcaccaacccagaagggattggaggtggcgaaaaaggatgatttgataaagattgctacaaggctaaaccttacagaagtaaagcagtctatgagaaaggcagatattcagagactgatagctggccattatgtggaaaagaaggtgtttgagaaggaagtgttaaaacagtttcctggcagtgaaatagcaatttctgaggcacaggtgcagctggcaaagatagaagctgaacgagaacaaacccagttaaagatagaagctgaacgagagcaaaagagattagaagctgaacgagaacaaaagagattagaggccgaacaagaacagacccagttaaagatagaggccgaacaaaagctaactcagatgaagatagaggctgatctagcaatgaagcagatggaattgaagaggatggagctggatagtgaggagaaggagaaacagaggcagcatgagttacaaatgaagcaagagagagtttggaatctgattctgatgatggtttttcagccagcagggaggttcgattag